In a genomic window of Columba livia isolate bColLiv1 breed racing homer chromosome 4, bColLiv1.pat.W.v2, whole genome shotgun sequence:
- the TMEM129 gene encoding E3 ubiquitin-protein ligase TM129 produces MASPALTFTLAYVVFAVCFVFTPDEMRSAGLTVQSLLAAWLGSEDVAFVQYHLRRSTGTLLVHSLLPLGYYLGMCFAAPEKHLCSFYLASKGWKTFFFFAVFFPAVTGTLAYYWSRKGWNNHPLARTLAVHALPQSGWRAVASSINTEFRRIDKFATGAPGARVIVTDSWVIKVTAYCLHVAQQQDVHLTVTDSRQHELTPDSNMPVQFLTIRVSSINPYVKAFDIRLNSTEYGELREKLRAPIINAANVVIHQSLSDLFLETFTSLVESNQPYPVPSTQELEPCIGCMQTTANIKLIKNCQEPNEGECQQCYCRPMWCLTCMGKWFASRQDEQHPETWLSSRVPCPTCRAKFCILDVCIIR; encoded by the exons ATGGCGAGCCCGGCGCTGACCTTCACGCTGGCCTACGTGGTGTTCGCCGTCTGCTTCGTATTCACGCCCGACGAAATGCGCTCGGCGGGGCTGACGGTGCAGAGCCTGCTGGCCGCCTGGCTGGGCAGTGAGGACGTGGCCTTCGTACAGTACCACCTGCGGCGCAGCACCGGCACGCTGCTGGTTCActccctcctgcccctgg GTTATTACCTTGGTATGTGCTTTGCTGCTCCGGAAAAACATCTTTGCTCTTTCTACCTGGCTTCAAAAGGATGGaagactttctttttcttcgctgttttctttccagcagtCACCGGTACCCTGGCATATTACTGGTCACGGAAAGGTTGGAATAATCATCCGTTAGCCCGAACACTCGCTGTTCATGCTCTCCCGCAGTCAGGTTGGAGGGCAGTAGCTTCTTCCATCAATACAGAATTTAGGAGAATCGACAAATTTGCTACCGGagccccaggagccagggtgatTGTTACGGACTCATGGGTGATTAAAGTGACCGCCTACTGTTTACATGTTGCCCAGCAGCAGGACGTTCACTTGACAGTGACAGACTCCAGACAGCATGAACTCACCCCAGACTCAAACATGCCTGTGCAGTTCCTCACCATCCGTGTTTCCAGTATTAACCCCTACGTGAAAGCATTTGATATCCG GTTGAACTCCACAGAGTATGGGGAGCTCCGAGAAAAGCTCCGTGCTCCCATCATCAATGCAGCTAATGTTGTGATCCATCAAAGCCTTAGTGATTTATTTCTAGAAACATTTACATCTCTGGTGGAAAGTAACCAGCCGTATCCTGTTCCAAGCACTCAG GAGCTGGAGCCGTGCATAGGGTGTATGCAGACTACTGCTAACATCAAGCTCATCAAGAACTGCCAGGAGCCAAATGAAGGGGAATGCCAGCAATGCTACTGTCGGCCCATGTGGTGCCTCACCTGCATGGGCAAGTGGTTTGCCAGCCGACAGGACGAGCAGCACCCAGAGACCTGGCTGTCGAGCCGAGTGCCTTGTCCGACTTGCCGAGCCAAGTTTTGCATTTTAGATGTTTGCATAATACGATGA
- the TACC3 gene encoding transforming acidic coiled-coil-containing protein 3 isoform X1, whose translation MSLQILNAENGENGGNVNDDLTAEDCGFFFAPPEPTGRPSILRLSQKENLPPKSVAKAMKVTFQTPLRDPQTRKILSPTMTDKLDATFTLDDCSDALEDDLLSASFNVDTCQQKTEAEANNTVKNTQMPEKVSAAPYPDDEMPVKSRGSYNLDFDNLNDINPFQSSAQLQNSPVNLRKSPVRASSIPEKAAEKSNESLQDDTASFASSTASTERSGEEKTLFSGKESVLRELESNRSRVSPKQAIGGSVQDVKSVSTSVSQIDSSVGLTEVPPPPLQSSGSLGPSGSDVTDSPKTSESKPENVSVAEKASAEESKPVEGAAISKGEPAEKPGVTKAGPVKLEFDFDNTTARKPPPKRLGKRPGIKPPSKKAPINKTKTENTEVQNKSHVEDEIPVPKASYKLDWDKCDDPNFNPFGGGSKISSSPKCSKPSPQEGHLQEEQDRTSSRREPDNTPSTCETLEKREPGSLEVSKQAVVEDKPRTQEDKPEVQAEAAPLGQIDMEKQKSPSKMSPANVPSQDNLVSADSGEKLVSAGENKPTSHRTEVTAAEQTASTEPEEIFRPSSEVLGMGIEIDYLEQFGTSSFKESALRKQSLYLKFDPLLRDSPRKTISGTTEANMNVMTAPYLCGPVADINKLLEETEKPAASLQNEEKPKGLDLLGTFTTRDSEPLIPDSLTSDISQLPFADSTNTAVDAIIDVLKYSQKDMDAAVELVKREVQEKQLETQEWKRKYDVLHMEYKEMGKIVAEFESTITQMMEDAQKQKEFSKKEMQRMVEEKQQVISDLNSMEKSFSELFKRFEKQKEVLEGYRKNEEALKKCAEEYLARIKKEEQRYQALKAHAEEKLHQANEEIAQVRNKAKAETAALQASLRKEQMRIQSLETSLEQKTKENDELTKICDDLISKLAKD comes from the exons ATGAGTCTGCagattttaaatgcagaaaatggagaaaacgGAGGAAACGTCAATGATGATCTAACAGCGGAAGACTGTGGATTTTTCTTTGCACCTCCGGAACCTACAGGGAGACCTTCCATTCTACGCCTGTCCCAGAAAGAAAACTTGCCACCAAAAAGTGTGGCAAAAGCTATGAAG GTAACTTTTCAAACTCCTCTAAGAGATCCTCAAACCCGAAAAATCTTAAGTCCTACTATGACTGACAAACTTGATGCCACTTTCACACTTGATGATTGCAGTGACGCCTTGGAGGATGATCTTTTATCTGCATCCTTCAATGTTGA cacATGTCAACAAAAGACTGAAGCTGAAGCAAATAATACAgtgaaaaatacacaaatgcCAGAGAAGGTCAGTGCGGCTCCTTACCCAGATGATGAGATGCCAGTGAAGAGTCGAGGTTCCTACAATCTTGATTTTGATAACTTAAATGACATCAATCCCTTTCAAAGTTCAGCACAGTTGCAGAATTCTCCTGTAAATCTACGAAAGTCTCCTGTAAGAGCATCTAGCATCCCtgaaaaagctgctgaaaaaaGTAATGAGTCTCTTCAAGATGATACAGCTTCTTTTGCCTCAAGCACAGCAAGTACAGAGCGCTCAGGTGAAGAGAAGACTCTTTTCTCTGGAAAAGAATCTGTATTGAGAGAGCTGGAGTCTAACAGATCCAGGGTATCCCCTAAGCAAGCAATCGGTGGCTCTGTGCAGGATGTGAAGTCTGTTTCCACAAGTGTGAGCCAAATTGATAGTTCAGTGGGATTAACAGAAGTACCTCCACCTCCTCTACAGTCATCTGGCAGCTTAGGTCCCAGTGGTTCTGATGTAACTGATTCTCCTAAAACTAGCGAATCGAAGCCTGAGAATGTTTCAGTAGCAGAAAAAGCCTCTGCAGAAGAGTCAAAGCCTGTGGAAGGGGCGGCTATCTCCAAAGGGGAACCTGCAGAAAAGCCTGGTGTTACCAAGGCTGGACCAGTAAAACTGGAATTTGACTTTGATAATACCACTGCTAGAAAGCCACCTCCTAAGAGACTAGGTAAAAGACCTGGAATTAAGCCACCTTCCAAAAAAGCTcctattaataaaacaaaaacggAGAATACTGAAGTGCAAAATAAAAGTCACGTGGAAGATGAAATCCCTGTTCCCAAAGCATCTTATAAGTTGGACTGGGACAAATGTGATGATCCAAACTTTAATCCGTTTGGAGGAGGCTCTAAAATTTCCAGCTCACCCAAGTGTTCTAAACCTAGCCCTCAGGAAGGTCActtgcaggaggagcaggacaggacATCATCAAGAAGGGAGCCGGATAACACACCAAGTACCTGTGAAACTCTTGAGAAAAGAGAACCTGGAAGTCT GGAAGTCAGTAAACAGGCTGTGGTAGAAGACAAGCCGAGAACTCAAGAAGATAAGCCAGAAGTTCAGGCAGAAGCTGCACCTCTAGGACAGATAGACATG GAGAAGCAAAAGAGCCCATCTAAAATGTCACCAGCTAACGTCCCCTCCCAAGATAATTTGGTTTCTGCTGACAGTGGAGAAAAGTTGGTGTCTGCAGGTGAAAATAAGCCTACTTCCCACAGAACTGAAGTAACAGCAGCTGAGCAGACAGCAAGCACTGAACCTGAGGAAATCTTCAGACCATCATCAGAAG tTCTAGGAATGGGCATAGAAATAGACTATCTGGAACAGTTTGGGACTTCATCA TTCAAGGAGTCTGCCTTGAGGAAACAGTCGCTGTATTTGAAGTTTGACCCTCTGTTGAGAGACAGTCCGAGAAAAACAATTTCTGGTACTACTGAAGCAAACATGAATGTCATGACAGCTCCATATCTGTGTGG tCCTGTTGCTGATATAAATAAATTACTTGAGGAAACTGAAAAGCCTGCAGCAAGTCttcaaaatgaggaaaaaccAAAAGGACTAGATCTCCTGGGAACATTTACAACTCGT GACTCAGAACCCCTTATTCCAGACTCCCTGACTAGTGACATTTCTCAGCTCCCTTTTGCGGATTCCACAAACACTGCAGTGGATGCTATTATAGATGTGCTAAAATATAGCCAAAAAGACATGGATGCAGCTGTTGAACTGGTGAAGAGAGAG GTTCAAGAGAAACAGTTGGAGACTcaggaatggaaaagaaagtaTGATGTGCTTCATATGGAATACAAGGAAATGGG aaaaatagttGCTGAGTTCGAAAGTACAATAACACAAATGATGG AGGATGCtcagaaacagaaggaattttcaaagaaagaaatgcagaggatGGTGGAAGAGAAGCAACAAGTCATTTCAGATCTCAACTCTATGGAGAAATCTTTCTCTGAACTCTTCAAACgatttgaaaaacagaaagaagtgcTAGAGGGTTACCGCAAA AATGAAGAAGCTCTGAAAAAATGTGCTGAAGAATACCTGGCTAGAATTAAAAAAGAGGAGCAGAGATATCAGGCATTAAAGGCACATGCTGAAGAAAAGCTGCATCA AGCAAATGAGGAAATTGCCCAGGTACGAAACAAAGCGAAAGCAGAGACTGCAGCACTGCAAGCCAGTCTCCGCAAAGAACAAATGAGGATTCAGTCTTTAGAGACAAGCCTTGAACAAAAG ACTAAAGAAAATGATGAACTAACGAAAATCTGTGATGATTTGATCTCGAAGCTGGCTAAAGATTGA
- the TACC3 gene encoding transforming acidic coiled-coil-containing protein 3 isoform X2 translates to MPEKVSAAPYPDDEMPVKSRGSYNLDFDNLNDINPFQSSAQLQNSPVNLRKSPVRASSIPEKAAEKSNESLQDDTASFASSTASTERSGEEKTLFSGKESVLRELESNRSRVSPKQAIGGSVQDVKSVSTSVSQIDSSVGLTEVPPPPLQSSGSLGPSGSDVTDSPKTSESKPENVSVAEKASAEESKPVEGAAISKGEPAEKPGVTKAGPVKLEFDFDNTTARKPPPKRLGKRPGIKPPSKKAPINKTKTENTEVQNKSHVEDEIPVPKASYKLDWDKCDDPNFNPFGGGSKISSSPKCSKPSPQEGHLQEEQDRTSSRREPDNTPSTCETLEKREPGSLEVSKQAVVEDKPRTQEDKPEVQAEAAPLGQIDMEKQKSPSKMSPANVPSQDNLVSADSGEKLVSAGENKPTSHRTEVTAAEQTASTEPEEIFRPSSEVLGMGIEIDYLEQFGTSSFKESALRKQSLYLKFDPLLRDSPRKTISGTTEANMNVMTAPYLCGPVADINKLLEETEKPAASLQNEEKPKGLDLLGTFTTRDSEPLIPDSLTSDISQLPFADSTNTAVDAIIDVLKYSQKDMDAAVELVKREVQEKQLETQEWKRKYDVLHMEYKEMGKIVAEFESTITQMMEDAQKQKEFSKKEMQRMVEEKQQVISDLNSMEKSFSELFKRFEKQKEVLEGYRKNEEALKKCAEEYLARIKKEEQRYQALKAHAEEKLHQANEEIAQVRNKAKAETAALQASLRKEQMRIQSLETSLEQKTKENDELTKICDDLISKLAKD, encoded by the exons atgcCAGAGAAGGTCAGTGCGGCTCCTTACCCAGATGATGAGATGCCAGTGAAGAGTCGAGGTTCCTACAATCTTGATTTTGATAACTTAAATGACATCAATCCCTTTCAAAGTTCAGCACAGTTGCAGAATTCTCCTGTAAATCTACGAAAGTCTCCTGTAAGAGCATCTAGCATCCCtgaaaaagctgctgaaaaaaGTAATGAGTCTCTTCAAGATGATACAGCTTCTTTTGCCTCAAGCACAGCAAGTACAGAGCGCTCAGGTGAAGAGAAGACTCTTTTCTCTGGAAAAGAATCTGTATTGAGAGAGCTGGAGTCTAACAGATCCAGGGTATCCCCTAAGCAAGCAATCGGTGGCTCTGTGCAGGATGTGAAGTCTGTTTCCACAAGTGTGAGCCAAATTGATAGTTCAGTGGGATTAACAGAAGTACCTCCACCTCCTCTACAGTCATCTGGCAGCTTAGGTCCCAGTGGTTCTGATGTAACTGATTCTCCTAAAACTAGCGAATCGAAGCCTGAGAATGTTTCAGTAGCAGAAAAAGCCTCTGCAGAAGAGTCAAAGCCTGTGGAAGGGGCGGCTATCTCCAAAGGGGAACCTGCAGAAAAGCCTGGTGTTACCAAGGCTGGACCAGTAAAACTGGAATTTGACTTTGATAATACCACTGCTAGAAAGCCACCTCCTAAGAGACTAGGTAAAAGACCTGGAATTAAGCCACCTTCCAAAAAAGCTcctattaataaaacaaaaacggAGAATACTGAAGTGCAAAATAAAAGTCACGTGGAAGATGAAATCCCTGTTCCCAAAGCATCTTATAAGTTGGACTGGGACAAATGTGATGATCCAAACTTTAATCCGTTTGGAGGAGGCTCTAAAATTTCCAGCTCACCCAAGTGTTCTAAACCTAGCCCTCAGGAAGGTCActtgcaggaggagcaggacaggacATCATCAAGAAGGGAGCCGGATAACACACCAAGTACCTGTGAAACTCTTGAGAAAAGAGAACCTGGAAGTCT GGAAGTCAGTAAACAGGCTGTGGTAGAAGACAAGCCGAGAACTCAAGAAGATAAGCCAGAAGTTCAGGCAGAAGCTGCACCTCTAGGACAGATAGACATG GAGAAGCAAAAGAGCCCATCTAAAATGTCACCAGCTAACGTCCCCTCCCAAGATAATTTGGTTTCTGCTGACAGTGGAGAAAAGTTGGTGTCTGCAGGTGAAAATAAGCCTACTTCCCACAGAACTGAAGTAACAGCAGCTGAGCAGACAGCAAGCACTGAACCTGAGGAAATCTTCAGACCATCATCAGAAG tTCTAGGAATGGGCATAGAAATAGACTATCTGGAACAGTTTGGGACTTCATCA TTCAAGGAGTCTGCCTTGAGGAAACAGTCGCTGTATTTGAAGTTTGACCCTCTGTTGAGAGACAGTCCGAGAAAAACAATTTCTGGTACTACTGAAGCAAACATGAATGTCATGACAGCTCCATATCTGTGTGG tCCTGTTGCTGATATAAATAAATTACTTGAGGAAACTGAAAAGCCTGCAGCAAGTCttcaaaatgaggaaaaaccAAAAGGACTAGATCTCCTGGGAACATTTACAACTCGT GACTCAGAACCCCTTATTCCAGACTCCCTGACTAGTGACATTTCTCAGCTCCCTTTTGCGGATTCCACAAACACTGCAGTGGATGCTATTATAGATGTGCTAAAATATAGCCAAAAAGACATGGATGCAGCTGTTGAACTGGTGAAGAGAGAG GTTCAAGAGAAACAGTTGGAGACTcaggaatggaaaagaaagtaTGATGTGCTTCATATGGAATACAAGGAAATGGG aaaaatagttGCTGAGTTCGAAAGTACAATAACACAAATGATGG AGGATGCtcagaaacagaaggaattttcaaagaaagaaatgcagaggatGGTGGAAGAGAAGCAACAAGTCATTTCAGATCTCAACTCTATGGAGAAATCTTTCTCTGAACTCTTCAAACgatttgaaaaacagaaagaagtgcTAGAGGGTTACCGCAAA AATGAAGAAGCTCTGAAAAAATGTGCTGAAGAATACCTGGCTAGAATTAAAAAAGAGGAGCAGAGATATCAGGCATTAAAGGCACATGCTGAAGAAAAGCTGCATCA AGCAAATGAGGAAATTGCCCAGGTACGAAACAAAGCGAAAGCAGAGACTGCAGCACTGCAAGCCAGTCTCCGCAAAGAACAAATGAGGATTCAGTCTTTAGAGACAAGCCTTGAACAAAAG ACTAAAGAAAATGATGAACTAACGAAAATCTGTGATGATTTGATCTCGAAGCTGGCTAAAGATTGA